The DNA region TTAATCACCTGCAGATTCGGCACATCGATCTCAGGGTGCTTGGCAAGATTGTAGTCCTTCTTCGCAAAGCAAACTCCCTCTGAATCAACCAAAAACCAAAAATTATTACAGTTTGAATTAAACACGACGGCACAACAAAACACGAAGATGAAGAACAACGCACCTTGGAAGAGGTATTTGCAGATCTCCTTACGGTTCTTCTCGGAAATGATCTGAAAAATTGCAAAGAAAAACGAAATCACGTTTTTGAATAAATCGAATTGAAGAGTGCAAAGAAATGAATCTGAATTGGTATGTATGATGTGAAGTTACCATGGTTGCAAAGGCGGAGGCAGCAACGAAAACGAAGCTATGCAGCAGTCACTGGTTCAGAGTAACCCTTCTTCTATCTCTTCGCTGCGCAAGGGAAAAACCCTAGTCCTGCATTATCGCTGTTTTATTATGGATTTCTCACAACGAGTTAGGGCTTTCTTTCTGGGCCTATTCATGGCCCAACTAAGTTCTTATAATTTTCGACCTAAAATATTTAAGTTGTTATTTAATCTTTTCATTAAAGTGAAAAAagtaatttcattaaaaaatataatcattTTATATACTAACTATAAAATTAACACTATTAAATGAATTAGAATTTAATGTATATATGCATGTttcagtgtaattttttttacacgaGCATCCCACTTTAACGGCATGCTAGAGCGTCGGGATCTCTTTGAGTTGGAATGTCCATCAacttgaaatttttattttgaagggAATAATGTACTCGAAAATTTGtctcttttaaaattttaatagttTAAATTCTAAATAAACACACTCAATAAAAGTGCATATGATTGAGTCTTTGTATCAATATTGACATAGCATATAATTGATTTTAGTAAAAATTAATAGCGTTTTGATTTATTCACACATAATTCTTTATTCACCTAATACAGACACAACTTGTCCCGACCCCTCCCACAGACGCTCTTATTAGAAATGCATCTCATTGTATAATGGTACCTTGTATAATTAGATTGAAACAGTGTACCATGTCAAATTTAATACAAACAGTCTAATATATGTGTAGGCtcttttataattaataatatgattgaaattaattttttacatAATGAGAAGAATTTACTATTTATAGTATTTTAGGAGATTTGAAATTGTCATTCAACTTGTCTTCTGGGCCAACCCATATTTGTCATTGTGAGTTGTGACTCATTCTTTCTTATATTCACACCTCATCGGGTCTCTTCAGCTCTAGGGAGAAGTTCGAGTTTAAAAGTTAACTCAATTAATATTTAGGATCGGATGAGAATCAAACATTGTCTAAATCTGTTACACGAACACTCTAAGTAACCAGTTATGTGTTATCAGGGTGTGACCACATTGGCTTGCCATTATATAAAGGAAAAGCCTACAAAACATGATTAAGAGATCTCTCTAGTCTCTTGAGTTTACTTATTTTAGACGTCTCCGGGGCTGCAATTTCATGTGGCAATAAGTAAATGCTTTTTCTATACGACAAGGTTGTTATATGAAAAAGATGCTGATATATGTGGAAAATTAAGGCAAACCCATGATTATCATTCAGAATCCACCACATGAACAGTCAAATACCAAAATTAAATCAAACTCATTTCATCCCTGTCTCAATCGCccttatttctcttttctttttcctctttcatGTCAAAACATTCAATAACTTTGGTTATAATATATAACATAAATACATACATGATATTATCTTCACTCATTTTTGTCAATCAGCAATCAAAAGTGGGGAAATTAAATCAAACTGAGAAGGAGCAAGCTCTGCCGGTTTCATCCTGGCCTGAACCATTCCATTTCTGAAAGCTCTTTCCTAGAGCATGTATGGGCCATTCCATTCCTAAGTTTCTTCCCGTAATTATTAATTttgacttcagaatcaattgtacaaTGACTTCCAAATATGCAAGATTATAATTAAGAAAAGACCACTAGAGAGGGAGCATGAGATCCAAAAGAGTGGGGACAATCTTCACTTCACAGTCATTGTTATCTCATAAAGTTGAAAATGGAAAAGGAGAAAGTGTGTTTGTTCCCATATTTGATGAATTTGGTGCTAGTTCTCCCCCTCCAAGTTGTACATCAAAATTACTATTGTGAGTATTGTCCCAGAAAAGAAAGCTAGGACATTGCTGTTGGGTCTCCACCCAATCACTATTCAACTCTTGCCTCTGCATTGATTCCAGTGTAATTACTTCTCCTTCATCTTTCACATTGCAAGACTCAATTGGCACAACGTTTTCCTCGTTCTCTATCAATGGTGGCAGATAATAATTAGTAGGATCAATTACTTCAGCTGCTGTAAAAGTTGTTGGAAGATGAGGAGTAATGGCTTCGACTTGATGATTGCTCAAGTGCCACGTTTCAGGACTCAAATCAAATGTCTCTTGGAAGAGTACTGCAGATGCATTGGTGGTGACTTCTGTTGAAGTAGTGTCAAACATAAATATAGGGCGTGTGGGAGAAAATAAGGTATCTTGTAACGGTGGCTTTGCTATTGTATTGTCTTGGTTAGCAAAGTGATCTACTTTATTCAAATTATAATTGAGCTGAAGGGGATGGTGATGATCAACACTTTGTGGAGGATTAGTGATTGATGAAGgctttcttattttctttctgaTCCAAGAGTTCCAATAGTTCTTTATTTCGTTGTCTGTTCTACCAGGCAAGTGGCTAGCAATGTGAGCCCATCTGCATTTTCCAAATACAACAACATATTTTGGCTGATTtaacaagaaaagaaagagataaatcaagaagaagaaacaagggGGGACTGATCATAATTCAAAATGCTTAATTGATAAGGCTAGGGTCAGTATATGATTCAAACCTGTTGCCAACAAGGCTGTGAAGGGTTATAATTAGCTTTTCCTCTTCAAGTGTAAACCTGCCTCTTCTAATATCAGGCCTCAAATAATTAATCCATCTCAGGCGACAACTCTTACCACACCTTTGAAGCCCTAAAACCCAAACAAATTAAACTAGTTGAGAAAAATTCCATCATCAACCAAACCATGGAAGAAAGAGTAATATATATTGTAGCTGATAAAGAAATTACttgtaaaatattaaaataaagaaAGACAGACCAGCTTTTTCTGGAACTTCACTCCAGCAGCCATAGCCATGAGTGGTAATGTATTGGATGAGTTTGTCATCTTCCTCAGGGGACCAAAGACCTCTCTTAACCTTTTGTTGGTTGCAGCAAGAATGCCGacccatctttctttttctaGTAATAATTATGTGTCTTGTTCTCCTTCTTGTTttcctgtttttttttctctcttgttccctCAGTGGCCTATAATGCCAGCATCAAATGAGGGAATTTGTGTGTGATAGTTAggtctctctcactctcttccATCCTTATAAAGTGATCGAGAGGAATTAAGCTATAGCACAAGGATGAGCCGACATTTACAACTTGATGGGGTCCCATGGAAGGGACCCAGATCTTCATCTAACCCTGAAGTGATGTTCCATCGACTTTGTTATAGCCATTTTCTACGTACATGATCTTCACACTCTGAAACCACAAAGTCCCAAAGTACATAATGAAACGAGTGGAAAAAAGGAGGGAATTTGCCAGTTGCCACTTGTTTCATGCATCTCCTTAACTTTCTCCGTGTCTGCAACCATTCAGCAAAGTTGTTACTTCAGTAGCAAGTGGATTTACTAGACGTAGCTACACATGAGTATAACAATTATAATCTTACTTGAGTGATTTTTATCTGACACGACATGGTTTGATTAATGGGGCACGAGATGAGACACCAAATAAGAACAAATCAGTACATGAGTAAGTATAATATGTCCTAAAGAAAAAGACATGTCACTTATTAATCTATGGAGTGTGATGAGAAGATATACTGTCGCTTAGTCTAAAGTGGCCTATTATTGTGTTTCAATGATACCTCCATGAAAAGCCCCATTAGTT from Lotus japonicus ecotype B-129 chromosome 2, LjGifu_v1.2 includes:
- the LOC130737309 gene encoding transcription factor MYB74-like — encoded protein: MGRHSCCNQQKVKRGLWSPEEDDKLIQYITTHGYGCWSEVPEKAGLQRCGKSCRLRWINYLRPDIRRGRFTLEEEKLIITLHSLVGNRWAHIASHLPGRTDNEIKNYWNSWIRKKIRKPSSITNPPQSVDHHHPLQLNYNLNKVDHFANQDNTIAKPPLQDTLFSPTRPIFMFDTTSTEVTTNASAVLFQETFDLSPETWHLSNHQVEAITPHLPTTFTAAEVIDPTNYYLPPLIENEENVVPIESCNVKDEGEVITLESMQRQELNSDWVETQQQCPSFLFWDNTHNSNFDVQLGGGELAPNSSNMGTNTLSPFPFSTLIISEKNRKEICKYLFQEGVCFAKKDYNLAKHPEIDVPNLQVIKLMQSFKSKEYVRETFAWMHYYWFLTNDGIEFLRTYLNLPSEIVPATLKKQAKPAGRPFGGPGGDRPRGPPRFEGERRFGGDRDGYRGGPRGGEFGDKGGAPADYRPSFGGPGGRPGYGRGSGGFGAPTSSNAPEM